The Nicotiana sylvestris chromosome 6, ASM39365v2, whole genome shotgun sequence genomic sequence ggtgatcagacaggacatggcgcgacttaggattactgaggacatggcccttgacagggaattatggaggtcgagcattaaggttgtaggttaggggaaagttgtgaatatttctacagcacaatagagtgagactagccagttaggagttagactaagaatgtcattggtcgtctattgatgcagggctttacctgctagtttttaaTATACCagtcatctatttcgtatttcgtattctgtatttcatatctattatattgttgttattttattatgtattttatggtactaatatatcggctcctgttgcttttttgagccgagggtctcctggaaacagcctctctacctttcgggataggggtaaggtccgcgtacatattaccctccccaaaccccacttgtgggattatattgggtcgttgttgttgttgtagggaAGGTCTTAACTTGGCATTAGTGATGAAGATGTAATCAGAATTCAAACTTTTGACACACTAGTTGCACCTAGTATGTATACTCTTGTCATGGGTTTTCCATTGTGGTCTTTTGTTGATTCTGTGAAGTGGGCTGAACTTTCACCTTTgaaggtaaaaattgcacgggcatCCTATTTGGTTGCccccatttaatttataattaaattttttttaacttgtactcactttttaaataactccagacttttttctcctctttctttttcttcttcttcttcttcttcgggtgACAATGATTTTATATGGTATTTGTGAACATATTTTAAGGTAGTTTATGATGTTTTACAATGGTGAGCTGTTATGGAgctttattttttactattgcttggggtttcttctttttctttttcttaattgcAAAATGGGTTCGTTAGATTTATTATTGTTTTGACAAATTGATGATTGAGGTTTGTTCTTGCTGATATTTGgaggttatgtttcaaatttgagctcatttggagttgatttagcTATTAAATCGTATATTGGATTGTTATAATTCGAAGAACAAATTTCTATTTCTAGGCAATTTGTACTTTAGGTTTATTTGGTCTTAAGCGCATGAAAacgttgtcgcacctccttttccgGAGGGGATAGGaaattttttcaattaaagtggcattattcgaaatgagattatttatttaatttagagtcgccacgagggataatttatggtgttccaagtaaccggtttattttaaatcccaaattgaggaaatttgAATCCGTTTTAACGTACGCAAAAActagaagaccgggtaaggaattttgttaacccggaagaaggtgttaggcactcccgagttccatggttttagcatggtcgcttgtaacgacctggccggtcgttttaagaattaatgtctCGATCTCCTAGTAACTGCTTTCCACATGTTTgcttctgctattttgatttgccaggatgatttgttttgaattttggagtgttttgggacacttggtccctaaaagagagcttaagcattagaatttggaccgtagtcggagcagtgcgaagacgacctcggaatagaatttcgtcgattctgttagctccgttgggtgatttcaggcttaggggcgtgttcagattgtgttttggaggtccgtagcttatttaggcttgaaatgccgagagttgaatttttgaagtttccggttcgataatgagattttgatatcggggtcggaatggaattccgaaagttggagtagctccgtagtgttgaatgtgacgtctttgcaaaatttcaggtcattcggacgaggtttgatagactttttgatcgaaagcaaaatttgatagtttttggagttcttaggcttgaatacgatgttaatttgatgttttgatattattttgagtgttccgaaggttggaacaagtttgaatgatgttttaggatatgttggcatgtttggttgaggtcccgagggcctcgggtgagttttgggtggttgaacggatcaaatGCATGTTTGAGGAATTGCAGAAAATGCAGcaggtctccagttctggtttccttcttcgcattcgcgagtagaGTCTTGCGTTCACGAAGAGGAGTTGGGGTTGGTGGAAGCTTAAcgcttcgtgttcgcgatgatggtcccgcgttcgcgaagctgagaGGTCATATGCCTACGCGTTCGTGTAGGAGGGAGAAAGTTTCTACAGCGTTCGCGACAGGGtcattgcgttcgcgatgaaggaattctgGGCCAAGTgaaattgtgcttcgcgaacgcgatgggccTTTctcgttcacgaagaaggaattacctAGGCAGATTATAAtgtttcaaaatcgagggtttagtcatttttatcaaaactagagtttgggagctcggatttgagcgagattttgagagattttcagatatatcaattgggtaatgattcttaactccttttttcttataacccattaatctaaacgtgaagtcatcatctaatttcggatttggggtgagaaattgggaaaaaatttggaaaagttcttaggcctaatttttgagtttgattgggaatttaacatcggatttggataattttggtatggttagactcgtgagtgaatgggggttcataatccataacttttacctgattccaagatgtgggcccgggggacttTTTCGCAATTTCcttaatttcgcgtgttagcttcaaattaattagtggaattagttatttgaagttatatttacattatgcaatcaatttgaatagatttgggccatttggagttgagtactcgtggcaagagtgtggtttCAGGTTATTTTTTGATTCGGTTCGAGGTAactggcttgcctaaccttgtgtgggggaactccccttaagatttgatattgttgatatatggaatgccttgtacgtgaggtgacgagtgcatacatgtgttaattattgaaaatcatattttcattaaataactataattgtgtttttcttccttgttgtacattacttgcaatttaagcctactgttagttTAGGGaaacatgtctaagtgacttaattgctttacttgttcaaattgctttatttgaattatgtgcatcatgctaggttagaaatacctgttttaccttggtatgaaattggattgaattgaatattctttgtgttgctgctgtgtgtttactttaggactatgggacggtatcccgagagatccccctgtttgtttactttgggactacggatcggtattccgatagatccccctacacatttatatttgggactacaagacaGCACCCGATAgaccccctgtactggatatttactttgggactatggattggtATTCTAGGAGTTTTCCTTGCATCTTTATGATTCAGACTACGGGACAGCATCCCAGGAGATCCTCtggacatttacgtttgggactacgggatggtatcccgggagatcccctgttgctatttctgtgTACTTATTTAGATTCTTGCTATGTTTTTATTTGTTATAGACTGTTAGCACTtaaattatattgtcgtattttATACTGTTTTACCCTgcttttcatctataatcagtaAGGCCctaactttcctcgtcactacccgaccgaggttagtcttggcacttactgagtaccgctgtggtgtattcATTccttttctgcgcatgtttttcatgtgcagatccaggttctttggctcagccctaccatccttgaggcaagGTGATTCatcagagactttgaggtatattttccgcgttcgcagaccgaggagtccctctccattctctcttgtagttacaacccttctgtatttactttgatttagatattctggagttagagcactatgtagtatccttagcttgttttttttgttttgtttttgggaACTCAAACAAAAACTTTttatatccttagcttgtgatttcatgagattccgagttttgggagATCTTTTCAGTTGAGAGTGTGTATctgtatatgtcgagcgacatcttaaacgtCTTCATTATATTTATCTgcagtttttattagtttttatctgttatttcctttttccacaaattgttaggcttacctagtcatagagactaggtgccatcacgatagttcatggagggcgaactggggtcgtgacaagttagtatcagagctctaggtttataggagtcatgaatcacaagccggtttattcgagtcttgtggatcggtatagagacgtctgtacttatttaCGAGTGGCTATGTAACTGTCAGGAAAAacttcacttcatttgattttcttgtcgtgcgagatttttaatatcacaattctaaacttctgtcttctattctctcacagatggtgaggacacgtactaccggagatgatcaggcacccacgcCCCTACTAGAGCTGTCGAatgtcggggccggggtagaggctgaggacatgctcatggtgcagctagagcacccgcgCAAGCTAACAcaaaggagccaccagtagctccagccggagtccaggcacctgatacgcctactgctactactattctagctctttaggagactcttgcatagttcgtgagcatgtacaccactctagctcaggcagggttgattccccttgctgcagccacatcccaagccaggggaggagcacaaactctcgccgcccgcactcctgatcAGCGAgtccaggttgatcagatcccagaGGTTATACTGGTACCGCTTGTAGTTCCAGATCAGCCCGAGTACAGGGCagcggcttcagaggatgagctatggaggcttgagaggttcaagaagtataagtctcctgtattcagtggtttagcatcagatgatgccctgggatttctagaggagtgtcactgtatcctccgcactattggtatatcaggatcgaatggggtttctttcactgccttccagcttcgaggagcagcctacCAGTGGTAGCATATTTTTTGGGTTGGACAGTCCAGCTGAGGCAGCATCccttacttggactcagttttcagatatattcctgagagagtttgtccctcacagcctcagggacgcatggcgcacagagtttgagcatttgtgctagagcactatgactgtttcagagtatgctatccATTTCATTGACttagctaggcatgcaccagccttggttgctacagttCATGAGAGAgttcgctggtttattgagggactcattcccaGCATTAGGTCTAACATGGCTCgtaagttggagatggatatttcttatcagcagatGGTGAGCATTACTAGGAGACTGGAGGGTATGCATGATCGgtatcgagaggagagggaggccaagaggtctcgagagtcagacCATTATTCTGGTGTCCGTGCTCCAActgcagtttgtcatggtaggggttatatgagtcgccccgttcattcagctcttccagtagccagtggtattccaactcctcctaggcctcagtagccttattatgtacctccaatatctagtgcgcctcctacgcgaggtgctttcagtggtcagtccagcagacttggcccgagccagtcacagctgcCACGCCcttccagagcttgttttgagtatggtgatacacaccatatggtgagggattgccccagacttagaaggggtgcacctctacagaTTTCTCGGCCACAGCGTGCTCCGCAAAGTTCCCAGGCTATGGTTCCAACAcaagttgctaccccacctgcccagccagctagaggcagaGGTTGGGGatgtagaggtcgccctagagggggaggctaggccatatattatgctcttcctgcccgtaccaaggccatcacctccgattctgtcaccataggtattgtcctggtttatCATAGGGACGCatcagttttattcgatccaggctccacttattcttatgtgtcttcttattttgccctgcATTTaggcgtatctcgggattctttgagttctcctatttatgtttctactcctttgggagattctcttattgttgaCTGCGTTTATCGgccgtgtttggttgctcttagtagttttgagaccagagccgatttttTATTGCTCAGCatagtagattttgatgttatcttgggcatggactggttgtttccccattatgttattcttgattgtcacgccaaaatcgtgataTTGGCTATGTCAGGTATACcacgattagagtggaggggtactttagatcatactcctagtagagttatttctttccttaaagcttagcgaatggttgagaaggggtgtgaagCGTATCTGGCCTATGTGAGGGATGTTAGCGTTGATACCCCTACAATTAATTCAGTCCTAGTAttaactcactccccattaatttggaaaaatccttacttagtttgtcagtggttgcccaaaaaattatgtcatcaacatatatttgtaccataagaagatccttacctttttccctcaagaatagagtactatcaattttacctcttttgtagccatgttcaagtaggaatttggacaatcgttcataccatgctctaggagcctgtccatagagagccttgtctaatttgtacacatgttcaGGACATTCCTTGATCTCAAACCTTGGAGGTTGtttaacaaacacttcttcttttaggtagccattcaggaaggcactttttacatccatcttatgaagagtgaattccatgtgtgctgcaaaggctataaggagtcttattgcctctagtcttgcaactggagcaaaggtttcatcataatctataccctcatcttggctataaccttggaccaccagtcttgccttatTTCTTATAAtggttccatcttcatcaagattgtttctgaagacccattttgtgtcAATTATTGATctatccttgggtcttggaactggatgccaaacttgacttctctcgaactgattgagttcatcttgtattgcatttacccaatctgcatcatgcaaagcctcaacaatatttttaggttcaataagagataggaaagcatcaaaagcacatagATTCTTTAATTAtgatctagttttaactccagaggttggatcagtaattatgttctcaatgggataagaactttgatacttgtgaggtttcacaaccaactaatttctgcttgatgtttctcccatgttctgttactgaggaacagggtcatgaacaggTTCCTTTAGGGGATTGATTTTAGTTCCTCTTTGTTCTgctccccctgtcaggttgccctggatggaagaacctgttccatcacctattccttcttttggtgcaactttagcttgagctgagacttcactcaaatcttttaccagcccaatagcttcatcttcatattcctgtctctcagaaagaatgttagtttcatcaaaaactacatgtacactttcttcaacacacaaagttcttttattgaacactttataagctttgatatatgaagaatatcccaagaatactccctcatcacttctgggatcaaacttacctagggagtccttttcATTATTGttcacaaagcacttgcatccaaatgctctaagatgagatatatttggttttatccctttaagtaactcatagggggtcttctctacaagaggtctagtcatgcatctattaatgatgtaacatgcagtatttacagcctCTGTCCAGAAGCTATGGGgaagtttactagaaagaagcatagtcctagacatatcttcaagagtcctattctttctttcaactactctattttgttgaggagtcctaggggtagaaaaattatgatctataccatgtttatcacaaaattcagcaaacttagcattttcaaattcagttccatgatcagacctgattgatgcaagttgattacctagttgtttctgagtttttataACAAAggtagtaaacatgtcaaatgcttcatccttagatgttaagaatagtacccaggtaaacctagagtaatcatcaacaagtaccatcacatatttcttaccacctctgctcaaagttctcattggaccacagagatctaTATGAACAAGTTCCATCgtcctggttgtgcttaccattttcttgcttttaaaggatgatcttacctgcttcccccttgcacaggcctcacaaactttgtcttccttgaacttgatgttaggtaaccctatcaccaggtccttggagactaattgatgagttgattcagacttgcatgaccaagtcttttatgccacaggaggggatcattgtcccaCACACTCAGGCAAGTAAGTTCATTTTCTAAAAAAGTGGACAAatttacaatgtaaatattgttaactcttttttccTACAAAAACATCTTGTCAGtagtaagattaatcacaaagcatttggtagaggtaaattctataaggttacctctgtcacacagttgtgatacactgattaggctatatttcaagccatatATCAAGTAGATATTCTCAATGAattgtgagtctgtcttacctacctttccaaccccaataatctcacctttcttcccatttccaaaggagacattacctctttTTAAGTCCACAAGTGAAAGGaattggttcttgcttccagtcatatgttttgagcagccactatctatgtaccatatttggctacttcccttcacttggacctgcaaaaagaaatcaggggttagtcttaggaacctaaactagtttgggtccctttttaTAGGCAAAGGGGTAAATTAAATTCCTTTTAGCCTACCCAAgtagcctatttttctcttgaacaaaggttttgttcttttgactggccttttcttttgcattacattcatttttgtaatgaccagtcttgccatagtgtgtgcagattttgttttcaggaagagtgatgtacttgcttttggggtcccacttaggtgcttgggTCCCATGGCCAAGTCCTCTTGTTGCTAATGTGATGTTCTTATAGCCAGGATAGTGCATCAAAAGCCTTATTCCACTTGCAAGTTCTGCTCATCtttcttgtacaactcatcctttatttttcctaggttttcttctaaggtgagatgtgtgtgatcagctttctttttacatgttcctaatttcagttttaaattttcagacctaagttctaggacactggtGTCGAGTTCAAGAacttggttcttcaactcagcatttttaaTGTCACTCTTattagccctagattctagatttttgcacttggctgtTAAGATCACACACTCCCTTGAAAGTTGTTCCTTCttattgttaattatctcagactcatcgatgaagtctagcaatagttcagataacctttctttagacagaaatttaatcttgtctttgagatgaaacacacttacctcttgttcatcatctgattcttcGATGGCCATATGTGCTTgctcatctccagcttcatcttctaaatcctcatctgatgtttctccacAAGCAGCagccatagcctttgttgatcctttgttccttttgggttgaacctgttccttcttcttgttccttcgttcggccctttccttcttccattcaatttcccactgaggatagttcttgatcatgtgatcagtctcgccacatttgtagcaaccctcgttggtctgtttctcaggagcccttggtttgttgaaggttgtacatCTTGAAAAAccatttcctctcattaggtactttttgaaatcccttgtgatcatggccatttcatcatcctccagatctgcaccttcagctattctgagagccagactccTTTCAtttttgggtgcatccattttcatgttttgccttcttagttcataggcagtgaggtttccaatcagttcattcaacttgagagtagcaaagttctttgattcctgaatagcaatgattttgctttcccaagtcactggtaagacccttgtcaagattttctcaaccttgtcttcttcaaggataattctcccaagagatttaagttcattggTTAGtattgtgaaccttgtgtacatgtcctggatagtttctccttccttcatagtgaaattctcatattgagaatatagcagtgttcctcttgatctctttacttgagttccttcatgagccacttgtaagGTGTCCCATATCTctttagcagtggtacaactttgaatcctgttgtactcgtctggacccagtccacacaaaagccatttcttggccttggcattcttttcccatttcttcaagtcttcaacagtgcagtcagctcttgtctttggcacgtccactccttcagcattcttctttgtagtagccaggggaccatcagtgactatgtcccagagttcatagtcttctcctatgatgtgatctctcatcctattcttccaccaagaatagtactgaccattaaagagtggaggcctagcagtggattgcccttctcagtttccaggtggtgcactcatattgatcttttcctaaggtattaacctcttcaaggataacctgctctaataccaattgatgttttagacttcaataccacacaagagaggGAGTGATTTGTGCGGTACAtaatttttgcttaactgaactataaaacgacctggttcttctatgtgttccaactactactatttgcagaataataagtaaagaaaataaagaacacggagatttttacgtggaaaacacctagctcaaaaggtgaaaaaaccacgacctacttagtaggattttcccaaacatccactaaaattactaagccaaa encodes the following:
- the LOC138870432 gene encoding uncharacterized protein, with the translated sequence MAAACGETSDEDLEDEAGDEQAHMAIEESDDEQEVSVFHLKDKIKFLSKERLSELLLDFIDESEIINNKKEQLSRECVILTAKCKNLESRANKSDIKNAELKNQVLELDTSVLELRSENLKLKLGTCKKKADHTHLTLEENLGKIKDELYKKDEQNLQVQVKGSSQIWYIDSGCSKHMTGSKNQFLSLVDLKRGNVSFGNGKKGEIIGVGKEKRVNNIYIVNLSTFLENELTCLSVWDNDPLLWHKRLGHASLNQLIN